The stretch of DNA TGTTGTTTTCCTGAAAGACACAGATCGCTCAAAGGATAAGCTGTATATAAAACTTATTCTTCCGGACGAACAGGAAATTGAATACTCCGTTCATGCAGTCAGAGCACTCGGCTATTCACCGGCTGAACTTGTTGAGAACGACCTGGAAATCCTTCTTCCGTTTCAGATCATCCGACTCTATCGCAGAGCCAGGAACTATGATAAATATTCATCTGAAACCAAAGAAAAATTCCTCGCTGACTTTTCAGAAATGTGTAATGAAGTAGTTACTACAATCGACCGTTTACACGATGCTGGTAAAATAACTAATGATGAATACCATGAGATGCTGGATATAACCAGAACACTTGAAAAGCATGTATATAAACACGTCAATGATATTTTCACTAAAGGGGCTGATAAAATGTTACAGGATAAATTTATGTTTGCCAGTGATGAGCTGATTGCTGAAGCAATCGCTGTGAAGGAACAGGAACTTGCAAAAGCAATGATTCTGAATGATGAGCCGCTTGAAAAAATAGAACAGTACACTGGTCTGAATGTCGCTGCGCTTAAACCTATAGCTCAGACACTTGGGAAAAAGCTTGTTGTTTAATTGAATATTTCTTAGTATGGCGACTGTAAGGAATTAACACTCCTTACGTCGCTTTTTTACTAAGGATTTATATCTCCACCCCATTAAACTTCAGCAGCTCCCTCGCCGTATCGACTGAATCCACCCCCGTTTTATTCTTCACCGGCGCAAACTCCTTCTTTCTGTCCACTTCATACGCCAGACAGTCATCCTGCAGTTTTATCATATCAAGCACAAGCGTCTCGAACTTGTAGGCATTCGGTTCCTCTGGTGTTACGATCTCGCCGTTCTCATTCATGTACTTTATCTTCTTGAAAGCACGGTGAAGAGGAAGTTTTACTGTCAGGGTCTTGTTAAGTTCATCGACACGGAAAAGATAATTCAGAATAACACCGTAGTTGTACGAAAGCGTACCGTCAGCTTCACGACTGTTACGCATTTCATCGGTCATTTCATAGTATTCGACTATAGACGGCCTGCCGTCTTCAAGGCAGAGCACACCGACCTTTTCGTCAGGATCTGCCTTGGCTACTACCTTCGCACCGGATACCTTTCCGGACTTTATGACTGCACCTATAAAGCACGGATCTGCTATCCTCTGAAGTACGTTATCAACGGCGAATACATTCAGCCATTCGATACCGGTTTCTTCAACGACCTTAAGCATTCCGGTCTTCGCCATAGATGCATACCATCCGCCGTTCCCGTTCGGAGCTGTGGAGATCTTTCCGGGAGCTGAAAGCATGAGCTTACCGTTTGTATCCACCGTAGGAAGCTGTTCCTGAACGAAGAACCATACGTTGTCGCTGTTATAGCCGAAATAATCATGCGCTTCGAAAAATTCGCGTGTCTCCCTGTTGTTATCCACACTCGTCATGACAAAAAGCGGCACCCACGCTCCTGCTTTCTTCGTCACTTCGAGAAGATTACCTATAAGGCACTCGAATATATACAGTTCCCGGTCCACACCGATATTGAACATCCCCTTCGGATGGTCAAAACCAAGCCTGCTTCCCTGCCCGCCCGCAAGGAGAACTGCACCTACTTTACCAGCTTTGATAGCCTTAAGACCGGCTTCAGTATACTTTTCCCTGTTCTCTTCGATCTGCTTAAGTGTCTTTGCAAACAACGGATCAAAATCACCGCGCTCCTCACCTGCCTCACCGGCACTCAGAACTGAAAGATCCAAATCGTTGATACTGTTTACCATTTCAAGCTGGTGTTCTTCAGGAAGCGATGCCAGATGTTCAGCTATGTGCTCCTGATGAAGGATGTTTAGGATTTTTGTTGTTTTATATTTCATATTTTCTACCTCGCATTTCATAATTTTTCCATACGTTTTATACACACGTTTATTCAGCCGTATTTTTTCGTACTTTGGGTAAAATTAATTTTGCGCT from Ruminococcus sp. HUN007 encodes:
- a CDS encoding UDPGP type 1 family protein, with protein sequence MKYKTTKILNILHQEHIAEHLASLPEEHQLEMVNSINDLDLSVLSAGEAGEERGDFDPLFAKTLKQIEENREKYTEAGLKAIKAGKVGAVLLAGGQGSRLGFDHPKGMFNIGVDRELYIFECLIGNLLEVTKKAGAWVPLFVMTSVDNNRETREFFEAHDYFGYNSDNVWFFVQEQLPTVDTNGKLMLSAPGKISTAPNGNGGWYASMAKTGMLKVVEETGIEWLNVFAVDNVLQRIADPCFIGAVIKSGKVSGAKVVAKADPDEKVGVLCLEDGRPSIVEYYEMTDEMRNSREADGTLSYNYGVILNYLFRVDELNKTLTVKLPLHRAFKKIKYMNENGEIVTPEEPNAYKFETLVLDMIKLQDDCLAYEVDRKKEFAPVKNKTGVDSVDTARELLKFNGVEI